The Mucilaginibacter terrae region TAAAACAAATTCAGGTAACATGGTCGTTATCAGCTATGGAACATTACGAGATTTTTTTGAGAAACACGCTGATTCGAAAGATGCACTCAATAACTGGTACCGATTGGTGGAGCAGGCAGACTGGGCAAATTTTCATGAGATCAAAGCCATGTTCAATACCGTAGATGCCGTGGGAAACGACCGTTTCGTTTTCGACATCAGGGGAAATCACTACCGTATAGTGGCCATGATCTTCTTCGACATCAGAACTGTTTACATCCGTTTTGTGGGAACTCATAAAGCGTATGACAAGATCGATTGCACTACGATCTGAGCAATAGTGCACCATAAACCGTCTATGGAAAAGACGAGAAAAACTTTAAGAATCTTTTTATCAAGACGATGAAGAACGAGATAAAAAGCGACGCTGATTATCAGCAAGTAATGACGAAGATCGATGGCCTGATGGCCAAAGGAAGTGCAAATGTTACTCAAGACGAATTGAGCGAGATCAGAACGCTGGCCCAACAAGCACAAGCATTTGAGCAGGCTAAATATGTCATTGATGCACCTACCACATTGATAGGTATGGTCGAGATGCGCATGTTCGAGATGAAATTAAAGCAACGTGACCTGGCACAAAAGCTCAACATCAGTGATGCCAAGCTGTCGTTGATCATGAATGGAAAACAAAGGCCAGGTGTAGATTTCTTGAAAGCGGTCTATCAGCAGTTGCATATCGATGCCGGCTTTTTGCTGGAACATGCGTAACTGTAAGAAAAAACTCGAACCGCCAAATCATAAATCTAATCTTAATTCCCTCCAGTCAAGAGGATGGGCTGGTATGTTCTTCGGTGTTCCAGATATTTCCCAAAGTTTCAGTTCCTCTTTTAAAAACCTGATAATGCGGCGTAAACCTATATCATGGTAGGTAAAGACAGCGATTATGCCATTTTCATTCAACCAGTCTTGCTCATAACCTTGCGGTGTTAGTGGTTGAATGATCACATCTTCATCCCAGTCTAAGTCAAAGCCTAAACTAAAACCTGATGTTTCCTGTAAGAGTGGCTGGACAGCAGGTTCGTCCAGCTCAGATGTCAGGCGAAAATAGGCGGAGGGGTAGTGCCCGCCATCCGTCAACATGATCTCAGCTTTTACAAGCGCCCTGTTGTTAAGGGCCAATGCATTTTCTGTCATCAA contains the following coding sequences:
- a CDS encoding helix-turn-helix domain-containing protein gives rise to the protein MKNEIKSDADYQQVMTKIDGLMAKGSANVTQDELSEIRTLAQQAQAFEQAKYVIDAPTTLIGMVEMRMFEMKLKQRDLAQKLNISDAKLSLIMNGKQRPGVDFLKAVYQQLHIDAGFLLEHA
- a CDS encoding type II toxin-antitoxin system HigB family toxin — its product is MVVISYGTLRDFFEKHADSKDALNNWYRLVEQADWANFHEIKAMFNTVDAVGNDRFVFDIRGNHYRIVAMIFFDIRTVYIRFVGTHKAYDKIDCTTI